One segment of Trachemys scripta elegans isolate TJP31775 chromosome 1, CAS_Tse_1.0, whole genome shotgun sequence DNA contains the following:
- the PGM2L1 gene encoding glucose 1,6-bisphosphate synthase: MDLNLHASVLLQGMYKYLERCFSDFRQRGFVVGYDTRGQVTSSCSSKRLAKLTAAVLLAKGVPVYLFSKYVPTPFVPYAVRQLKAAAGVMITASHNRKEDNGYKVYWENGAQITSPHDKEILKCIEECVEPWNGSWNENLVDTSPLTRDPLEEICKIYMEDLKKICYNRELNTKTNLKFIHTSFHGVGHDYVQLAFKAFGFKPPIPVPEQKDPDPDFSTVKCPNPEEGECVLELSLRLAEKESARVVVATDPDADRLAVAERQETGRWKVFTGNELAALFGWWMFRSWKANGSREADVKNVYMLATTVSSKILKAIALKEGFHFEETLPGFKWIGSRVKDLLDNGKEVLFAFEESIGFMCGTSVLDKDGVSAAVVIAEMASYLETKNLTLAQQLTEIYEMYGYHISKTSYFLCYEPPTIKRVFEKLRNFDFPKSYPKSCGAYGILHVRDVTTGYDSSQLNKKSVLPASKNSQMITFTFQNGCVATLRTSGTEPKIKYYAEMCARPEQSDKTFLEEQLQKVIEALIENFLEPSKNGLIWR; the protein is encoded by the exons ATGGACCTAAATCTTCATGCTTCTGTTTTGCTGCAGGGAATGTACAAATACCTTGAAAGGTGTTTTTCAGACTTCAGGCAGAGAGGCTTCGTTGTTGGATATGACACGCGAGGTCAGGTGACCAGCAGCTGCAGTAGTAAGAG ACTTGCAAAGCTTACTGCAGCAGTCCTGCTTGCGAAAGGTGTACCTGTGTACTTGTTTTCAAAATACGTTCCTACGCCCTTTGTG CCCTATGCCGTTCGTCAGCTCAAAGCTGCAGCTGGTGTGATGATCACAGCATCCCATAACCGTAAGGAGGACAATGGTTACAAG GTTTATTGGGAAAATGGAGCTCAGATCACATCTCCTCATGACAAAGAGATCCTGAAATGTATAGAAGAATGTGTTGAACCATGGAATGGTTCCTGGAATGAGAATCTAGTAGACACCAGTCCTCTTACACGAGATCCTCTGGAGGAAATTTGTAAAATCTATATGGAAGACCTGAAAAAGATCTGCTATAACAG GGAACTGAACACAAAGACCAACTTGAAGTTCATTCATACATCTTTCCATGGCGTTGGTCATGACTATGTCCAGTTGGCATTTAAAGCATTTGGCTTTAAGCCTCCCATTCCAGTACCTGAACAAAAGGATCCAGATCCAGATTTTTCAACCGTTAAATGCCCAAATCCTGAGGAAGGAGAATGTGTGCTG GAGCTGTCTCTGAGGCTTGCAGAGAAAGAAAGCGCTAGGGTGGTGGTGGCCACTGATCCTGATGCAGATAGATTGGCGGTGGCAGAACGACAAGAGAC TGGTCGTTGGAAAGTGTTCACCGGCAACGAGCTGGCAGCTTTGTTTGGGTGGTGGATGTTCAGGAGCTGGAAGGCGAACGGTTCCAGAGAAGCTGATGTGAAGAACGTTTACATGTTAGCAACCACAGTCTCCTCTAAAATTCTGAAGGCGATTGCACTTAAAGAAGGATTTCACTTTGAA GAAACACTGCCTGGTTTTAAATGGATTGGAAGTAGAGTAAAAGATCTCCTAGACAATGGGAAAGAAGTTCTTTTTGCGTTTGAAGAGTCTATTG GTTTCATGTGTGGCACATCAGTGTTGGATAAGGATGGCGTGAGTGCAGCTGTGGTTATAGCTGAAATGGCATCTTACCTGGAAACCAAGAACTTAACATTGGCACAGCAACTAACTGAAATATATGAAAT GTATGGATATCACATTTCAAAGACCTCCTATTTCTTGTGCTATGAACCTCCTACTATCAAAAGGGTATTCGAAAAGCTTCGGAATTTTGATTTCCCAAAATCTTATCCAAAGTCTTGTGGCGCTTATGGTATATTACACGTACGGGATGTTACCACTGGCTATGACAGCAGCCAGCTTAATAAGAAATCG GTGTTGCCTGCGAGTAAAAACAGTCAGATGATCACCTTCACCTTTCAAAATGGGTGTGTTGCCACCCTCCGGACAAGTGGAACTGAGCCAAAGATCAAGTACTATGCAGAGATGTGTGCGCGGCCTGAGCAGAG TGACAAAACCTTTCTGGAAGAACAACTACAGAAAGTCATTGAAGCTTTGATTGAGAATTTTTTGGAGCCCAGTAAGAATGGACTGATCTGGCGTTAG